The following coding sequences lie in one Arachis hypogaea cultivar Tifrunner chromosome 9, arahy.Tifrunner.gnm2.J5K5, whole genome shotgun sequence genomic window:
- the LOC140175047 gene encoding uncharacterized mitochondrial protein AtMg00810-like — MEVARSATKISLYQRKYTLDLLEEFGLLDTKPASTPIDYSKPLSKTSGTALSDLTPYRRLIGRLIYLTNTRPGICFTISKLSQYLDCAIDAHFTVGLYVFRYLKGSPATSLLFNCLSDLKLHGYSDSDWKICLDSHRSISIYCFFLDSALISWKSKKQIVVARSSAEVEYRVLAIATCECAGFDTFLVILVSNLSFFLLSFAIINLPSISQQIRYFINGQNTLKLIVIRFKIELKIRLKNCSLFPPHTK; from the coding sequence ATGGAAGTAGCTAGAAGCGCCACTAAAATTTCTTTGTATCAGCGTAAGTATACACTCGATTTACTTGAAGAGTTTGGTCTCTTAGATACCAAACCAGCCTCTACTCCTATTGATTATTCAAAGCCACTCTCCAAAACCTCGGGTACTGCATTATCTGATCTCACTCCCTATCGAAGGCTGATTGGTCGATTGATTTATTTGACCAACACAAGACCTGGCATTTGCTTCACTATCAGCAAATTAAGTCAGTACCTTGATTGTGCCATAGATGCACATTTCACAGTAGGACTTTACGTGTTTCGCTACTTGAAGGGGTCTCCAGCCACTAGTCTTTTATTTAATTGCTTGAGTGATTTAAAATTGCATGGTTATTCTGATTCTGATTGGAAAATATGTCTCGATTCACATCGATCGATTTCTATATATTGTTTCTTCCTCGACTCTGCTCTTATCAGTTGGAAAAGTAAGAAGCAGATAGTGGTTGCTCGCTCCTCAGCCGAGGTTGAATATCGAGTTTTAGCTATTGCAACTTGTGAATGTGCTGGCTTCGATACATTTTTGGTAATTTTGGTCTCAAATCTCAGCTTCTTTTTGCTTTCTTTTGCGATAATCAATCTGCCTTCCATATCGCAACAAATCCGATATTTCATAAATGGACAAAACACATTAAAATTGATTGTCATACGGTTTAAGATCGAACTCAAAATAAGACTTAAAAACTGCTCCCTGTTTCCTCCTCACACCAAATGA
- the LOC112710267 gene encoding hydroxycinnamoyl-CoA:piscidic acid hydroxycinnamoyltransferase yields the protein MVTIIGSYSVTPKEETPNGVLWLAENDQVPRWSHQSILYIYKPKHSESEDDFNVFVERMRESLSHILVPYYPLAGRLNWIQGGRLKLDCNAKGAMLLEAQSNKSMAEYGDFSPSQPIKELIPTVDYSRPIEELPLLLAQITRFQQLQEGIAIGIAWSHPICDGLAAIHFINSWAKVTRGNKLEANEIPILYRTLLKPSHPLSQPRFDHREYKPLPLILGRSDTIEEQKKKTSFVQLKLTSMQVQKLKKNANNNDFQSEKPYTRFEAIGAHLWRCACKARELHKNQPTVFKTVVDIRKKMNPPLPQNYFGNALAGTVSPTCYVGEIVAKPLSYAAKNIREAVKMINDEYIRSQIDFYAGEEHMDRIRVPYLEKGEHRADILFSGNPNLRVTSWMGMPVYEADFGWGRLVHFGQGALSPFDVGFVALSPDMDGSILVFMHFQEAHMQNFIKFFWEDI from the exons ATGGTAACAATCATAGGTTCGTATAgtgtgactccaaaagaagaaactCCGAATGGCGTTTTATGGTTAGCAGAGAATGACCAAGTCCCACGTTGGAGTCACCAATCCATACTCTACATTTACAAGCCAAAACATTCAGAATCCGAAGATGATTTCAATGTGTTTGTTGAGAGAATGAGAGAGTCTCTTAGCCACATCTTGGTTCCTTATTATCCCTTAGCTGGCAGGTTGAATTGGATCCAAGGTGGTCGTTTGAAACTGGATTGTAACGCAAAAGGAGCCATGCTTCTTGAAGCCCAATCCAACAAATCAATGGCTGAATATGGAGACTTCTCACCGAGTCAGCCAATCAAGGAACTCATCCCAACCGTTGATTATTCTCGACCCATAGAGGAGCTTCCTTTGTTGCTCGCACAAATCACAAGGTTCCAACAATTACAAGAAGGCATCGCCATTGGAATCGCTTGGTCTCATCCCATTTGTGATGGCCTTGCAGCTATTCACTTCATCAATTCATGGGCAAAG GTAACTCGAGGAAACAAATTGGAGGCAAATGAAATCCCAATTCTGTATCGAACGTTGCTGAAACCCTCACACCCACTGTCACAGCCTCGCTTCGATCACAGAGAATATAAACCTCTTCCGCTCATCCTCGGAAGAAGCGACACCATCGAggagcaaaagaagaaaacatcTTTCGTGCAATTGAAGCTCACATCCATGCAAGTCCAGAAACTGAAGAAAAATGCCAACAATAACGACTTCCAATCTGAGAAGCCTTACACCAGATTTGAAGCTATTGGAGCTCATTTATGGAGATGTGCTTGCAAAGCACGCGAGCTTCACAAGAACCAACCAACCGTATTCAAGACGGTGGTTGATATTCGCAAGAAGATGAATCCTCCTCTGCCTCAAAACTATTTCGGAAATGCTTTAGCTGGCACGGTGTCTCCGACGTGCTACGTCGGAGAGATCGTAGCGAAACCGTTGAGTTATGCTGCAAAGAACATACGAGAAGCAGTGAAAATGATTAACGATGAGTACATAAGATCACAAATTGATTTTTATGCGGGTGAAGAACATATGGATCGAATTAGGGTTCCTTACTTGGAGAAAGGAGAGCACAGAGCAGATATTCTGTTTTCCGGGAATCCAAACTTGAGAGTTACAAGCTGGATGGGCATGCCGGTGTATGAAGCTGATTTCGGTTGGGGAAGGTTAGTTCACTTTGGTCAAGGTGCTTTGTCTCCCTTTGATGTGGGGTTTGTGGCTCTAAGCCCTGACATGGATGGATCCATTCTTGTTTTCATGCATTTCCAGGAAGCTCACATGCAAAATTTCATCAAGTTCTTTTGGGAGGATATATGA
- the LOC140175048 gene encoding serine/threonine-protein phosphatase 7 long form homolog, whose amino-acid sequence MCRVANRHVVKLVGPLQLLQSWIFWRFPRFRPAGYEELSWPLASRWSGYNPSGSEKGPRVQKWRLRIDRLQDREFIWMPYSSPDVLQVVHPEVLEPRHMALWRSVTALIYFAVIEWHQIDRVLLQFGGVQPPPHPALNIDFLMSKDGRGGDRWFPSTLQKWHLLWDSRQDCVLRFDVVADPEPSHAFLDWWSQHGKRFLSLETQLGDPRAVPIPVEASQRGPG is encoded by the exons atgtgccgagtggcgaATAGACATGTCGTCAAGTTAGTGGGCCCGCTTCAGCTACTTCAGTCTTGGATCTTTTGGCGCTTTCCTCGGTTTAGGCCTGCAGGATATGAGGAGTTGAGCTGGCCGTTGGCCTCGAG ATGGTCAGGTTACAACCCTTCCGGGAGCGAGAAGGGTCCTAGAGTGCAGAAGTGGAGGCTCAGGATAGACCGGTTACAGGACAGGGAG TTTATATGGATGCCGTACAGTAGCCCCGACGTACTTCAGGTTGTGCATCCAGAGGTTTTGGAGCCTCGGCATATGGCGTTGTGGCGCTCTGTGACCGCACTGATCTACTTTGCtgtcatagagtggcatcagatagatCGTGTTCTTCTGCAGTTTGGAGGGGTACAGCCCCCTCCGCATCCCGCCCTGAACATTGACTTTCTGATGTCCAAGGACGGGAGAGGCGGCGATCGATGGTTCCCGTCTACTTTGCAGAAGTGGCATCTCCTTTGGGACTCTCGTCAGGACTGTGTGCTGAGGTTCGACGTTGTTGCCGACCCCGAACCGTCGCATGCGTTCCTTGATTGGTGGAGTCAGCATGGGAAGAGGTTCTTGTCTCTGGAGACGCAGTTGGGGGATCCTAGAGCAGTTCCGATTCCAGTTGAGGCCTCACAGCGGGGTCCGGGGTGA